A single region of the Betta splendens chromosome 12, fBetSpl5.4, whole genome shotgun sequence genome encodes:
- the crhbp gene encoding corticotropin-releasing factor-binding protein — translation MERTFREQFFFLVLCLSVLKGDSRYIENNEILKDELYSFFNSELKRETPEELMYRRPLRCLDMVAVEGQFTFTAERPQLSCAAFLMAEPNEVISVDYESVDIDCRGGDFITVFDGWVMKGEKFPSSQDHALPLYERYVDYCDSASVRRSVRSSQNVAMVFFRVHAAGSGFTLTVRKHVNPFPCNVLSQSPEGSYTMVIPQQRRNCSFSIIYPVSIDVSEFSLGHYNNFPKRTVPGCVEAGDFVQLLGGSGIDTSKLLPITDLCVSFSGPTHMKIGCDNTVVRMVSSGKFVSRVSFSYRLLDNQELQTIKLNNVEDFCFNN, via the exons ATGGAGCGCACTTTCCGCGAGCAGTTCTTCTTCCTGGTGTTGTGTCTGTCCGTCCTCAAGGGAGACTCCAGGTACATCGAG AACAACGAGATATTAAAAGATGAATTATATTCATTTTTCAATTCGGAACTCAAGAGAGAAACACCGGAGGAGTTAATGTACCGTCGACCTTTAC GGTGTCTGGACATGGTTGCAGTGGAGGGTCAGTTCACCTTCACCGCAGAGCGTCCGCAGCTCAGCTGCGCAGCTTTCTTAATGGCGGAGCCCAACGAAGTGATCAGCGTGGACTATGAGAGCGTGGACATCGACTGCAGGGGGGGAGACTTCATCACG GTATTCGACGGCTGGGTGATGAAGGGAGAGAAGTTCCCCAGCTCGCAGGACCACGCGCTGCCTCTGTACGAGCGCTACGTGGACTACTGCGACTCCGCGTCCGTGAGGAGGAGCGTGCGCTCCTCGCAGAACGTGGCCATGGTCTTCTTCCGCGTCCACGCGGCCGGCAGCGGCTTCACGCTCACGGTCAGGAAACACGTCAACCCCTTCC CGTGCAACGTTTTGTCCcagtcaccagagggcagcTACACTATGGTGATTCCCCAGcagcgcaggaactgcagcttctccatcaTTTACCCGGTGTCCATTGACGTCTCCGAGTTCAGCCTGGGTCACTACAACAACTTCCCCAAG AGGACCGTGCCCGGATGTGTGGAGGCAGGTGATTttgtgcagctgctgggagggagCGGCATCGACACATCCAAGCTGCTGCCCATCACTGACCTATGCGTCTCCTTCTCCGGCCCCA CGCACATGAAGATCGGCTGTGACAACACGGTGGTGAGGATGGTGTCCAGCGGCAAGTTCGTCAGCCGGGTGTCCTTCAGTTACCGGCTACTGGACAACCAGGAACTACAGACAATCAAACTCAACAACGTGGAGGATTTCTGCTTCAATAACTGA